The Mercurialis annua linkage group LG8, ddMerAnnu1.2, whole genome shotgun sequence genome window below encodes:
- the LOC126661293 gene encoding leucine-rich repeat protein 2-like isoform X2, which translates to MASNMSNMFMLCAAIMLTLVPSGYGNAEGDALMALKGSLVDPLNVLQSWDPAQDYCLYFHVTCNSDSQVIRIDLGHASLSGHLVPILKRCKACSILFQVKYMEINEFWV; encoded by the exons ATGGCATCAAATATGAGTAATATGTTTATGTTGTGTGCAGCAATAATGCTTACATTAGTTCCATCAGGGTACGGGAACGCCGAAGGAGACGCATTGATGGCTCTAAAGGGTAGCCTCGTAGATCCTTTGAATGTTCTACAATCCTGGGATCCGGCGCAAGATTACTGCCTTTATTTTCATGTAACGTGCAATTCCGACAGTCAAGTTATTCGAAT AGACTTGGGGCATGCAAGTCTAAGCGGCCATCTGGTACCGATCTTAAAGCGCTGCAAAGCTTGCAGTATCT tatttcaggttaaATACATGGAAATCAATG
- the LOC126661293 gene encoding leucine-rich repeat protein 2-like isoform X1 yields the protein MASNMSNMFMLCAAIMLTLVPSGYGNAEGDALMALKGSLVDPLNVLQSWDPAQDYCLYFHVTCNSDSQVIRIDLGHASLSGHLVPILKRCKACSICMLLLFQQFYNFLFLFCVLRLNMFVS from the exons ATGGCATCAAATATGAGTAATATGTTTATGTTGTGTGCAGCAATAATGCTTACATTAGTTCCATCAGGGTACGGGAACGCCGAAGGAGACGCATTGATGGCTCTAAAGGGTAGCCTCGTAGATCCTTTGAATGTTCTACAATCCTGGGATCCGGCGCAAGATTACTGCCTTTATTTTCATGTAACGTGCAATTCCGACAGTCAAGTTATTCGAAT AGACTTGGGGCATGCAAGTCTAAGCGGCCATCTGGTACCGATCTTAAAGCGCTGCAAAGCTTGCAGTATCTGTATGTTATTATTGTTtcaacaattttataattttctttttcttttttgtgtgTTGAGGTTAAACATGTTTGTGTCATAA
- the LOC126661293 gene encoding leucine-rich repeat protein 2-like isoform X3 has product MASNMSNMFMLCAAIMLTLVPSGYGNAEGDALMALKGSLVDPLNVLQSWDPAQDYCLYFHVTCNSDSQVIRIDLGHASLSGHLVPILKRCKACSIC; this is encoded by the exons ATGGCATCAAATATGAGTAATATGTTTATGTTGTGTGCAGCAATAATGCTTACATTAGTTCCATCAGGGTACGGGAACGCCGAAGGAGACGCATTGATGGCTCTAAAGGGTAGCCTCGTAGATCCTTTGAATGTTCTACAATCCTGGGATCCGGCGCAAGATTACTGCCTTTATTTTCATGTAACGTGCAATTCCGACAGTCAAGTTATTCGAAT AGACTTGGGGCATGCAAGTCTAAGCGGCCATCTGGTACCGATCTTAAAGCGCTGCAAAGCTTGCAGTATCT gttaa